In Nematostella vectensis chromosome 2, jaNemVect1.1, whole genome shotgun sequence, one genomic interval encodes:
- the LOC5521174 gene encoding chromobox protein homolog 1 has product MGKKKGKGKRETDETTEPVPTGEVEEEYEVEKVMDKRVINGGIEYLLKWKGYPDSENTWESEEGLQCPELIEEYEKKKKASSKRKDSTSEKGESKPKKRKVNAYEELGMKAVEVEDASKDDVDPIAEGWEADTILGATEVDGQIHFLIQWKSTDRADLIPSKVANLKWPQIVIKFYEERVTWTQGEGGQVSAK; this is encoded by the exons ATGGGAAAGAAAAAGGGCAAGGGAAAACGTGAGACAGATGAAACTACCGAACCTGTACCCACAGGAGAAGTTGAAGAAGAGTACGAGGTGGAAAAAGTCATGGACAAGCGAGTTATAAATGGTGGCATCGAATACCTTCTAAAATGGAAAGGTTATCCAGATAGTGAGAACACATGGGAATCAGAAGAGGGCTTACAATGCCCGGAATTAATAGAAGAATacgagaagaaaaagaaagcaagCTCGAAGCGTAAAGATAGCACCAG TGAAAAAGGTGAAAGCAAACCAAAGAAGAGAAAGGTGAATGCGTACGAGGAGCTGGGCATGAAAGCGGTGGAAGTGGAGGATGCCAGTAAGGATGATGTAGACCCCATTGCTGAGGGCTGGGAGGCGGATACCATCCTTGGTGCCACAGAGGTTGATGGACAGATCCATTTCCTTATACAATG GAAAAGTACGGACAGGGCCGACCTTATACCATCCAAGGTAGCCAACCTGAAGTGGCCCCAGATAGTTATCAAGTTTTATGAAGAAAGAGTAACCTGGACCCAAGGTGAAGGTGGCCAGGTATCTGCTAAATAG
- the LOC5521175 gene encoding uncharacterized protein LOC5521175, with amino-acid sequence MANPLTQIIWDLAESILSKPSEQRDDADLEHIICWFRQRSPLFKLLEDDALLDIIKNVTLTRYRKDNIIMRQGEKGNCFYIILKGSVSVYAKQDGDGEAATHHEQSVRSHKERLLLFGAELSSLRAGRSFGEMVMVDERKERNATVIADEATMLISIDEKLYERSLYYYSREWKRKVEFVKTSPIFASWPSTMKTMLVENLKAHRVNFEAMVVRQNEPCGSVYFIADGLARVTLQPSIASNQFHAWKKAPARKQHGIQVEDHNSKDDDEDVAKMLTVIQKRRKRQLLGYAAMERRLRARTVCVAVIGQNDIIGGIEMILDLPAYCASVECLESLECYELDKASFHRLAVKRNPETLKMIGKVALTKLKMRADRLSMIPLYQFLVEKAKTVTLETNKTKHHGKKRKLALASVGRTVTSLGIVKSNTVNKGKLLERLTLGSPATGGRTSESVPARPSTAPSTGGGEDGKKGDSKRRNKKDNKKQYTAEEFRALKKKVQSTGKMIGRVSD; translated from the exons ATGGCAAACCCTCTAACGCAGATAATATGGGACTTGGCTGAGTCAATTCTGTCGAAACCTTCTGAACAGCGCGATGACGCCGATCTCGAACATATTATTTGCTGGTTCAGGCAACGAAGCCCTCTCTTCAAACTCCTTGAGGACG ATGCACTActggatataataaaaaatgtgaCTCTGACGAGATATCGAAAAGACAATATTATCATGAGACAGGGCGAGAAAGGCAACTG CTTTTACATCATACTCAAAGGTAGTGTATCTGTGTATGCCAAACAGGATGGTGACGGAGAGGCCGCCACCCATCACGAACAAAGCGTGCGCAGCCATAAGGAACGGCTCTTGCTGTTTGGAGCAGAGCTTTCTTCTTTGCGCGCAGGGCGCAGCTTCGGCGAGATGGTGATGGTCGATGAGAGGAAAGAGCGCAATGCAACAGTCATCGCAGATGAGGCCACTATGCTTATCAGTATAGACGAGAAGCTTTATGAGCGCTCCCTTTACTATTACAGCCGCGAATGGAAAAGAAAG GTCGAATTTGTTAAGACCTCGCCAATATTTGCATCGTGGCCTTctacaatgaaaacaatgcTTGTAGAAAACTTAAAAGCGCATCGAGTGAACTTTGAGGCGATGGTGGTTCGCCAGAACGAACCATGTGGGAGTGTGTATTTCATTGCCGATGGCCTCGCAAGAGTCACCCTACAGCCAAGTATTGCCTCCAACCAGTTCCATGCTTGGAAAAAGGCACCAGCGAGAAAGCAACATGGTATACAAGTAGAGGATCACAATTCAAAG GATGACGACGAAGACGTCGCCAAGATGTTGACCGTGATACAGAAACGTCGCAAGCGTCAGTTGCTAGGTTACGCAGCGATGGAGAGGCGCCTGCGTGCACGAACCGTTTGCGTGgctgtgattggtcaaaaTGACATCATTGGGGGTATTGAGATGATCTTGGATCTGCCCGCGTACTGTGCAAGCGTCGAGTGCTTGGAGTCCCTTGAATGCTACGAGCTGGACAAGGCCAGCTTCCATCGTCTGGCCGTGAAGCGTAACCCTGAAACGCTAAAGATGATAGGCAAAGTTGCACTTACAAAACTGAAAATGCGCGCGGATCGACTATCAATGATACCACTTTATCAATTCTTGGTAGAAAAGGCTAAAACCGTGACATTGGAGACTAACAAGACAAAGCACCACGGGAAAAAGCGTAAGTTGGCATTAGCTTCTGTTGGTAGAACCGTGACATCCCTTGGCATTGTAAAATCCAACACTGTAAATAAAGGCAAGCTGCTCGAGAGGTTGACCCTCGGGTCGCCAGCTACAGGTGGTCGCACGAGTGAGAGTGTTCCTGCAAGACCATCTACCGCACCTTCTACCGGCGGCGGCGAGGATGGCAAAAAAGG cgACTCGAAACGGCGCAACAAAAAG GATAACAAGAAACAATACACAGCAGAAGAATTCCGCGCATTGAAGAAGAAAGTTCAGTCTACTGGTAAAATGATTGGTCGagtatctgattag